The Faecalibacterium prausnitzii genome includes a window with the following:
- a CDS encoding oligosaccharide flippase family protein, whose translation MRPSYLKNAALLTGADVVLRLAGMGLRIWLANALGGEGMGLYQLVLAVYSLFVTLATSGVSVAATRLMAEELSRSRAEARGMLLRLLGAALLLGSAAWAGQFGLAELAAAWWLGDVRAAGALRAAAFGLPWMAVSAVLRGFFIARRQVGPNVVSQLVEQTVRISAIWFALERGRALDVGGKCTAVLAATALSETVSACLMLLFYRREAVSAFGAGPARRPMDPAKRLWEILWPVEGGRCLASALHTAENMLVPACLTVYLLDAGGRSAAVAQYGNLKGMALPLLTFPFGLLGSLSVLLMPEITQAHIRGETGRLSALLDRMLRLTGYFSALAGAVFWVWGASAARLFYGPDGAEAGFYLTVLGPAMPLMYLESMVDGAMKGVGEQKAVFRYSLWDAVLRIAGVMVLLPRFGMKGFLFVILLSSVYTCLANTARLLRVSGMRPALMRWLGAPLLAAGVSAGAGVFFREMLSGWQAGETPEQLAALCIGCCGMGLAGLAAAWPLGLGAEVRAALHPDRARQKAKKA comes from the coding sequence ATGCGTCCGAGCTACCTGAAGAACGCGGCCCTGCTCACAGGGGCGGATGTGGTGCTCCGGCTGGCCGGGATGGGGCTGCGCATCTGGCTGGCCAATGCGCTGGGCGGCGAGGGGATGGGCCTGTACCAGCTGGTGCTGGCGGTATATTCGCTCTTCGTCACGCTGGCGACATCCGGCGTCTCGGTGGCGGCCACCCGCCTGATGGCCGAGGAGCTGAGCCGCAGCCGGGCCGAGGCCCGCGGGATGCTGCTCCGCCTGCTGGGGGCGGCGCTGCTGCTGGGCAGCGCTGCGTGGGCGGGGCAGTTCGGTCTGGCGGAGCTGGCCGCTGCGTGGTGGCTGGGGGATGTCCGCGCGGCCGGTGCGCTGCGGGCGGCGGCATTCGGCCTGCCCTGGATGGCGGTCTCAGCGGTGCTGCGCGGCTTTTTCATTGCCCGGCGGCAGGTCGGCCCCAACGTGGTGAGCCAGCTCGTGGAGCAGACGGTCCGCATCTCGGCCATCTGGTTCGCGCTGGAGCGGGGCCGTGCGCTGGACGTGGGCGGCAAGTGCACGGCTGTTCTGGCGGCAACGGCCCTCAGCGAGACGGTATCGGCCTGCCTGATGCTTCTGTTTTACCGGCGGGAGGCGGTGTCCGCATTCGGTGCGGGCCCGGCCCGACGCCCCATGGACCCGGCAAAGCGCCTGTGGGAGATCCTCTGGCCCGTGGAGGGCGGGCGCTGCCTTGCCAGTGCGCTCCACACGGCGGAGAACATGCTGGTGCCCGCCTGCCTGACGGTCTATCTGCTGGATGCCGGGGGCCGCAGTGCCGCCGTGGCCCAGTATGGAAACCTGAAGGGAATGGCCCTGCCCCTGCTGACCTTTCCGTTCGGGCTGCTGGGGAGCCTGTCGGTCCTGCTGATGCCGGAGATCACGCAGGCGCATATCCGGGGCGAGACGGGGCGGCTTTCGGCGCTGCTGGATCGGATGCTCCGGCTCACGGGCTACTTCTCCGCGCTGGCAGGGGCGGTGTTCTGGGTGTGGGGAGCGTCGGCTGCCCGGCTGTTCTACGGGCCGGACGGGGCCGAGGCTGGCTTCTATCTGACCGTGCTCGGCCCGGCGATGCCGCTGATGTATCTGGAAAGCATGGTGGACGGTGCGATGAAGGGGGTAGGGGAGCAGAAGGCCGTGTTCCGGTACAGCCTGTGGGATGCCGTGCTGCGCATCGCGGGGGTGATGGTGCTGCTGCCCCGGTTCGGGATGAAAGGTTTCCTGTTCGTCATCCTGCTGTCCAGCGTATATACCTGCCTGGCCAACACGGCCCGTCTGCTGCGGGTCAGCGGGATGCGTCCGGCGCTGATGCGCTGGCTGGGGGCACCGCTGCTGGCGGCGGGCGTGTCGGCCGGGGCGGGGGTATTTTTCCGAGAAATGCTGTCCGGCTGGCAGGCCGGGGAGACGCCGGAGCAGCTGGCGGCGCTGTGCATCGGCTGCTGCGGCATGGGGCTGGCGGGGCTGGCCGCCGCCTGGCCGCTGGGTCTGGGTGCCGAGGTGCGGGCCGCGCTCCACCCGGACCGGGCCCGGCAGAAGGCGAAAAAGGCATGA
- the hcp gene encoding hydroxylamine reductase, with the protein MDEQMFCFQCEQAAHCTACTGKAGVCGKSADTAAAQDRLTGALISYASQLIGEGRAPAPEQALLLMEGLFTTITNVNFDPQTVDQLTESVHAACPGIGFDYDMANLWHEPDEDIRSLKSFVLFSLRGMAAYNYHARVLGRIDPELDRFFCEALQAVGSECSIDTLWALVQKTGKASYRCMELLDAANTGAFGQPEPVEVPLVIEKGPFIVISGHDLYDMKCLLEQTAGKGIHVYTHSEMLPAHGYPELKQKYPHLKGNFGTAWQNQQREFEDIPAPILFTTNCIMPLRESYADRVFTTSVVSYPGVPHIGPERDFSPVIAKALELGGYPEDTAMPGINGGRSVVTGFARSAVLSHANEIVAAVKSGQIRHFFLVGGCDGTRPSRRYYTEFAKLTPPDTVILTLACGKFRLNDLDLGTVAGLPRILDVGQCNDAYSAIQIALALADAFQCGVNDLPLSLVLCWFEQKAVCILIALLALGIQNIRLGPTLPAFLSPGVVRVLQEKYNLMAVTTPEQDLKAILGEG; encoded by the coding sequence ATGGACGAACAGATGTTTTGTTTTCAATGCGAGCAGGCGGCGCACTGCACTGCCTGTACCGGTAAGGCCGGTGTCTGCGGCAAAAGCGCGGACACGGCAGCGGCGCAGGACCGCCTGACCGGCGCACTCATCTCCTACGCCAGCCAACTCATCGGCGAGGGGCGGGCCCCCGCCCCGGAACAGGCACTGCTGCTGATGGAAGGGCTGTTCACCACCATCACCAACGTGAACTTCGACCCGCAGACCGTGGACCAGCTGACCGAGAGCGTCCACGCGGCCTGCCCCGGCATCGGGTTCGACTACGACATGGCAAACCTCTGGCACGAGCCGGACGAGGACATCCGCAGTCTGAAATCGTTCGTCCTGTTCAGCCTGCGCGGCATGGCAGCGTACAATTACCATGCGCGGGTGCTGGGCCGCATCGACCCGGAGCTGGACCGCTTCTTCTGCGAAGCATTGCAGGCCGTTGGCAGCGAATGCTCCATCGACACCCTCTGGGCACTGGTGCAGAAGACCGGCAAGGCCAGCTACCGCTGCATGGAGCTGCTGGACGCCGCTAACACCGGGGCCTTCGGCCAGCCGGAGCCGGTGGAGGTGCCGCTCGTCATCGAGAAAGGGCCGTTCATCGTCATTTCCGGCCACGACCTCTACGACATGAAGTGCCTGCTGGAGCAGACAGCGGGCAAAGGCATCCACGTCTACACCCACTCGGAAATGCTTCCCGCCCACGGCTACCCGGAGCTGAAGCAGAAGTACCCGCATCTGAAGGGCAACTTCGGCACAGCCTGGCAGAACCAGCAGCGAGAGTTTGAGGACATCCCGGCCCCGATCCTCTTCACCACCAACTGCATCATGCCCCTGCGGGAGAGCTACGCCGACCGGGTGTTCACCACCTCGGTGGTGTCCTATCCCGGCGTCCCGCACATCGGGCCAGAGCGGGATTTCTCCCCCGTCATTGCCAAAGCACTGGAACTGGGGGGCTACCCGGAAGACACCGCCATGCCCGGCATCAACGGCGGGCGCAGCGTCGTGACCGGCTTTGCGCGGAGCGCTGTGCTCTCCCACGCCAATGAGATCGTTGCGGCCGTGAAAAGCGGGCAGATCCGCCATTTCTTCCTGGTGGGCGGCTGTGACGGCACCCGGCCTTCCCGCCGCTACTACACCGAGTTCGCCAAGCTCACCCCGCCCGACACCGTGATCCTGACGCTGGCCTGCGGCAAATTCCGCCTGAACGACCTGGATCTCGGCACCGTGGCGGGCCTGCCCCGCATCCTCGATGTGGGCCAGTGCAACGACGCATACAGCGCCATTCAGATCGCGCTGGCGCTGGCCGATGCGTTCCAGTGCGGCGTCAACGACCTGCCGCTCTCGCTGGTGCTCTGCTGGTTCGAGCAGAAGGCCGTCTGCATCCTCATCGCACTGCTGGCGCTGGGCATCCAGAACATCCGGCTCGGCCCTACCCTGCCCGCCTTCCTCTCGCCGGGCGTGGTGCGCGTTTTGCAGGAAAAGTACAATCTGATGGCCGTCACGACACCGGAGCAAGACCTGAAAGCGATTTTGGGCGAAGGATGA
- a CDS encoding polysaccharide biosynthesis protein — protein MKNIKKITPQVGLRRTFLVVLDAALILFSFYFALLLRADGAVEAAWWPHNRALLYENLPWITALYLMSFLVGGLYSILWKYAGERDLIRLAGMIAVPTAVVYFVNHGLIHGVLFDSANAMAAVLIFLLVGGSRLAWRLFLNHPIGERVRGVPSKDPNRPVLIVGAGEAGAWAINVCKSNESYGHPVAAVDDDPAKFGQTIHGVPVRGTLEQIPQVCERYNIHSIIIAIPTLQGSRLNHVIDLCVSTHCAVQILSDPQLVGTGAPQQNAFRELNTADFLSREEVTLDMEQISGYLTGKTVLVTGGGGSIGSELCRQVMRFQPGKLLIFDIYENCAYELLMELQQKYGRDIPVTVLIGSIRDKKRLDEVFETYHPTVVFHAAAHKHVPLMEVSPAEAVKNNVLGTKNLLTSASEHGVERFVQLSTDKAVNPTSVMGCTKRICEMLIQTFAGNTDMKCVAVRFGNVLGSHGSVIPLFEAQIKKGGPVTLTDPNIERYFMTIPEAAQLVLQAGALAESGSIYVLDMGEPVKIIDLAKQLIRFYGYEPGVNMEIKVVGLRPGEKLYEELMMDEEQDKMRRTEHNKIFVAPPKDIDLARFYTQLQDLSAAAAHNDEGVVKQLAEMIPTFTPTRGNLKT, from the coding sequence GTGAAGAATATCAAAAAAATTACGCCGCAGGTCGGGCTGCGCCGGACGTTTCTGGTGGTGCTGGATGCGGCGCTGATCCTGTTCAGCTTTTATTTTGCGCTGTTGCTCCGCGCAGACGGTGCGGTGGAAGCAGCCTGGTGGCCCCATAACCGGGCCCTGCTGTATGAGAACCTGCCCTGGATCACGGCGCTCTATCTGATGAGCTTTCTGGTGGGCGGGCTGTACTCCATCTTGTGGAAGTACGCGGGCGAGCGCGACCTCATCCGTCTGGCGGGCATGATCGCAGTGCCCACGGCAGTGGTCTACTTCGTGAACCATGGCCTCATCCATGGCGTGTTGTTCGACTCGGCCAACGCGATGGCGGCGGTGCTCATCTTCCTGCTGGTGGGCGGGAGCCGCCTTGCCTGGCGGCTGTTCCTGAACCACCCCATTGGCGAGCGGGTGCGCGGCGTTCCGTCCAAGGACCCGAACCGCCCGGTGCTGATCGTGGGCGCAGGCGAGGCCGGTGCGTGGGCGATCAACGTCTGCAAATCCAACGAGAGCTACGGCCACCCGGTCGCCGCTGTGGACGATGACCCGGCCAAGTTCGGCCAGACCATCCACGGTGTCCCGGTGCGGGGCACACTGGAGCAGATCCCGCAGGTCTGCGAGAGATACAACATCCACAGCATCATCATCGCCATCCCGACGCTGCAGGGCAGCCGACTGAACCATGTCATCGACCTCTGCGTCTCCACCCACTGTGCGGTCCAGATCCTGAGCGACCCGCAGCTGGTGGGCACCGGTGCGCCGCAGCAGAATGCGTTCCGCGAGCTGAACACCGCCGATTTCCTCTCCCGCGAGGAAGTCACGCTGGACATGGAGCAGATCTCCGGCTACCTGACCGGCAAGACCGTCCTCGTCACGGGCGGCGGCGGTTCCATCGGCAGCGAGCTCTGCCGTCAGGTGATGCGCTTTCAGCCCGGCAAACTGCTCATCTTTGATATCTACGAGAACTGCGCCTACGAGCTGCTGATGGAGCTGCAGCAGAAGTATGGCCGGGACATCCCGGTCACGGTGCTCATCGGCTCCATCCGCGACAAAAAACGTCTGGACGAGGTATTCGAGACGTATCATCCCACGGTGGTCTTCCACGCGGCGGCGCACAAGCATGTGCCGCTGATGGAGGTCAGCCCGGCGGAGGCCGTCAAGAACAATGTGCTGGGCACGAAGAATCTGCTCACCAGCGCCAGCGAGCACGGCGTGGAGCGGTTCGTCCAGCTCTCCACGGACAAGGCCGTCAACCCCACCAGCGTCATGGGCTGCACCAAGCGCATCTGCGAGATGCTCATCCAGACCTTTGCGGGCAACACCGACATGAAGTGCGTGGCAGTCCGCTTCGGCAATGTGCTGGGCAGCCACGGCAGTGTCATCCCGCTGTTCGAGGCGCAGATCAAAAAGGGCGGCCCCGTCACCCTGACGGACCCCAACATCGAGCGCTATTTCATGACCATCCCGGAGGCAGCCCAGCTGGTGCTGCAGGCCGGTGCCCTGGCCGAGAGCGGCAGCATCTATGTTCTGGATATGGGCGAGCCGGTCAAGATCATCGACCTGGCCAAACAGCTCATCCGCTTCTACGGCTACGAGCCGGGCGTGAATATGGAAATCAAGGTCGTGGGCCTGCGCCCCGGCGAGAAGCTCTATGAGGAGCTGATGATGGACGAGGAGCAGGATAAGATGCGCCGCACCGAGCACAACAAGATCTTCGTTGCGCCGCCGAAGGACATCGACCTGGCCCGGTTCTACACGCAGCTGCAGGATCTGAGCGCGGCAGCGGCCCACAACGACGAGGGCGTCGTGAAGCAGCTGGCCGAGATGATCCCGACGTTCACGCCCACCCGCGGCAACCTCAAGACCTGA
- the gdhA gene encoding NADP-specific glutamate dehydrogenase translates to MLTNEYLKRVYDGLAQRNANEPEFLQAVREVLESIQPVVEKHPEYEKAGLIERLVEPERIISFRVPWVDDEGKVQVNRGYRVQFNSAIGPYKGGLRFHPSVNQGILKFLGFEQIFKNSLTTLPMGGGKGGSDFNPKGKSDMEVMRFCQSFMTELYRHIGQFVDCPAGDIGVGGREVGYLFGQYKRLTNSFQGGMITGKGLTFGGSLARTEATGYGLCYFTAEALKCMRNDSFAGKTVVISGSGNVAIYACQKATQLGGKVVTMSDSNGYVYDPNGIDLAYVKDLKEVRRGRIKEYAETHEGATYVADCSKVWTVPCDIALPCATQNEINKESAEALVKNGCTVVCEGANMPSTPEAIEVYLANGVLYGPAKAANAGGVATSGLEMSQNSERLSWTFEEVDAKLKGIMEGIFHASYDASVAAGSEGNLMVGANCAGFLKVATAMMAQGITY, encoded by the coding sequence ATGTTGACGAATGAATACCTGAAGCGTGTTTACGATGGTCTGGCTCAGCGCAATGCCAATGAGCCCGAATTTTTGCAGGCTGTCCGCGAGGTGCTGGAGAGCATCCAGCCCGTCGTGGAGAAGCACCCCGAATATGAGAAGGCAGGTCTGATCGAGCGTCTGGTCGAGCCGGAACGCATCATCAGCTTCCGTGTGCCCTGGGTCGATGACGAAGGCAAGGTCCAGGTCAACCGCGGCTACCGTGTGCAGTTCAACAGCGCCATCGGCCCCTACAAGGGTGGTCTGCGCTTCCATCCCTCTGTCAACCAGGGCATCCTGAAGTTCCTGGGCTTTGAGCAGATCTTCAAGAACAGCCTGACCACCCTGCCCATGGGCGGCGGCAAGGGCGGCTCGGACTTCAACCCCAAGGGCAAGAGCGACATGGAAGTCATGCGCTTCTGCCAGAGCTTCATGACCGAGCTGTACCGCCACATCGGCCAGTTCGTGGACTGCCCCGCCGGTGACATCGGCGTCGGCGGCCGCGAGGTCGGCTACCTGTTCGGCCAGTACAAGCGCCTGACCAACAGCTTCCAGGGCGGCATGATCACCGGCAAGGGTCTGACCTTCGGTGGTTCTCTGGCCCGCACTGAGGCGACCGGCTACGGCCTGTGCTACTTCACCGCCGAGGCCCTGAAGTGCATGCGCAACGACAGCTTTGCCGGTAAGACCGTGGTCATCTCCGGTTCCGGCAATGTCGCCATCTATGCCTGCCAGAAGGCCACCCAGCTGGGCGGCAAGGTCGTCACCATGTCCGACTCCAATGGCTATGTCTACGACCCCAACGGCATCGACCTGGCTTACGTCAAGGACCTGAAGGAAGTCCGCCGCGGCCGCATCAAGGAGTATGCTGAGACTCACGAGGGTGCAACCTACGTGGCTGATTGCAGCAAGGTCTGGACTGTCCCCTGCGACATCGCCCTGCCCTGCGCGACCCAGAACGAGATCAACAAGGAGTCCGCTGAGGCTCTGGTCAAGAACGGCTGCACCGTCGTCTGCGAAGGCGCCAACATGCCCAGCACCCCGGAGGCCATCGAGGTCTATCTGGCAAACGGCGTTCTGTACGGACCCGCAAAGGCTGCCAACGCCGGCGGTGTGGCCACCTCCGGCCTGGAGATGAGCCAGAACTCCGAGCGCCTGAGCTGGACCTTCGAAGAGGTCGATGCAAAGCTGAAGGGCATCATGGAGGGCATCTTCCACGCTTCCTATGACGCTTCCGTTGCCGCTGGTTCCGAGGGCAACCTGATGGTCGGTGCAAACTGCGCCGGTTTCCTGAAGGTCGCTACCGCCATGATGGCACAGGGCATCACCTACTAA
- a CDS encoding Mrp/NBP35 family ATP-binding protein — protein sequence MSEECTHDCSTCSAACSSREAAPQHDAPNPNSSVKKVIGVVSGKGGVGKSMTSALLACAMARRGYHCGILDADITGPSIPKLFGIHGRAMADEKGCWPIQSRMGIDVMSINLLVENEEDPVVWRGPVIAGAVKQFWTDVVWKDVDFLFVDMPPGTGDVPLTVFQSLPVDGIVVVASPQELVSMIVAKAVNMAEMMKVPMLGIVENMSYIVCPDCGKHISVFGNSHVDEVAAKHHLPVLAKCPIDPQLAALSDAGMIETYGGEYLEGAADACEKLLKK from the coding sequence ATGAGCGAAGAATGCACCCATGACTGCTCTACCTGCAGCGCAGCATGTTCTTCCCGCGAGGCTGCCCCGCAGCATGATGCCCCCAACCCCAACAGCAGCGTCAAAAAAGTCATCGGCGTCGTATCCGGCAAGGGCGGCGTCGGCAAGAGCATGACCAGCGCTCTGCTGGCCTGCGCCATGGCCCGCCGCGGCTACCACTGCGGCATCCTGGACGCCGACATCACCGGCCCGTCCATTCCCAAGCTGTTCGGCATCCATGGCCGTGCCATGGCCGACGAGAAGGGCTGCTGGCCCATCCAGAGCCGGATGGGCATCGACGTGATGAGCATCAACCTGCTGGTGGAGAACGAAGAGGACCCCGTCGTCTGGCGCGGCCCCGTCATCGCCGGTGCGGTGAAGCAGTTCTGGACCGATGTGGTCTGGAAGGACGTCGATTTCCTGTTCGTGGACATGCCTCCGGGAACCGGTGATGTGCCCCTGACCGTCTTCCAGAGCCTGCCGGTGGACGGCATCGTCGTCGTGGCAAGCCCGCAGGAGCTGGTCAGCATGATCGTGGCCAAGGCCGTCAACATGGCTGAGATGATGAAGGTGCCCATGCTCGGCATCGTCGAGAACATGAGCTACATCGTCTGCCCCGACTGCGGCAAGCACATCAGTGTGTTCGGCAACAGCCATGTGGACGAGGTCGCGGCAAAGCACCACCTGCCCGTCCTGGCCAAGTGCCCCATCGACCCGCAGCTGGCCGCCCTCTCCGATGCCGGCATGATCGAGACCTACGGCGGCGAGTACCTGGAAGGTGCCGCCGATGCCTGTGAGAAATTGCTGAAGAAGTAA